The Natrinema sp. HArc-T2 genome has a segment encoding these proteins:
- a CDS encoding methyl-accepting chemotaxis protein has translation MDFARRLVPAAIRRRYAVKFGIALLILGLSVGLIGYVATAGITNQMEDRVETDHASAAAQEAQNLQLWDQQNEHTVEMITRSDVVASDDPDAIEQQFLSWEEHLDADTFDISYVDTSTGTVTASTNRALRDAPAGEIDNVPAAAYSNATQTVPWVSDAYLTEDEYDRETAVITYVQLSAENENRAIVYTVDLEAYSAKLRGGDEITTMLLNGDNEVMLDNKAYGEGHETLGLEYGADTELIDRARTGGATTRRIESSSLNFGTDAYSFGTDGSDEYVTSSARVLGTDWVVVTHEPADQALGFVTTINQYGIYATILGVLMIGMVGAVLGRNTAVSIDRLTDKAGQMEEGNLDVDLETKRIDNIGRLYDGFDSMRDALREQIMEAETAREEAERERKRAEEINTHLEDKAAEYCAVMGKAADGDLTARATAESDNEQMQQIGEDFNEMLDEIEGTIAELNRFATDVATASEQVTASSEEVRSASQQVTGSVQEISDGADRQNESLQSVNQEMGGLSTTTEEIAASSNEVADIAERTVNTGQEGQEAAQTAISAMDEIETEAGDAVDEMRRLEEEVQQIDELINTISEIARQTNMLALNANIEASRSASGSDDEGFSVVAKEVKALSEDVAQAADEAEDRLEAIRERTEQSAAEVEDTSADIEDATEQVQDAVEALEEIADLAQETNIGVQEISAATEEQAASTQEVVAMVDNAATISEETTAEAENVAAAAEQQTTALTEVTNSASSLSEQAAQLSEALDRFDTDVDHDEEALESTFDVDAELSVSDTSFDIDESAGPDDQSGGITLESELESTEDASDALAFGDETDTTLESTDDTAASEQSPAEPLEGSSDGDALETAPSEDVLDTASPGADADEIGAEEILGLDADESADRDGDTLESTDAADPLADDADTQAGTDDAADEFESTADSSTDTDDAAAQPLGPVDDELGEDNETTDETAAQPLGPVDDELGEGDATADETAAQPLEPIDDDLDGEDATDDSPDGDDVSTNDEGEDDTSESDDVFTFGTTDDDE, from the coding sequence ATGGATTTCGCTCGACGGCTAGTGCCGGCGGCTATCCGACGGAGGTACGCGGTCAAGTTCGGGATCGCGCTACTGATACTCGGATTGTCTGTCGGATTGATCGGCTACGTCGCAACTGCGGGGATCACCAACCAGATGGAAGATCGGGTCGAGACCGACCACGCCTCCGCTGCCGCACAGGAGGCCCAGAACCTGCAGCTGTGGGACCAACAGAACGAACATACGGTCGAGATGATCACCCGGTCTGACGTCGTTGCCAGCGACGATCCGGACGCGATCGAACAACAGTTCCTCAGCTGGGAGGAACATCTCGACGCTGATACGTTCGATATCTCGTACGTCGATACCAGTACCGGGACGGTAACTGCAAGCACCAACAGGGCGCTTCGCGACGCGCCAGCGGGCGAGATCGATAATGTCCCCGCTGCTGCGTACTCGAACGCCACCCAGACCGTTCCCTGGGTCTCGGACGCCTACCTCACTGAGGATGAATACGACCGAGAAACCGCCGTCATCACTTACGTCCAACTCTCCGCGGAAAACGAGAATCGTGCGATCGTGTATACCGTCGATCTCGAGGCCTATTCGGCCAAGCTTCGAGGCGGTGACGAGATTACGACGATGCTCCTCAACGGCGACAATGAGGTGATGCTCGATAACAAAGCATACGGCGAGGGTCACGAAACACTCGGACTCGAATACGGGGCTGACACCGAACTAATCGACCGCGCACGAACCGGTGGAGCAACCACCCGACGAATCGAGAGTTCGTCTTTGAACTTCGGAACCGATGCCTACAGTTTCGGGACTGACGGTTCCGACGAATACGTCACCAGCTCTGCGCGTGTCCTCGGTACCGACTGGGTCGTCGTGACCCACGAACCAGCCGATCAGGCCCTCGGGTTCGTCACGACGATCAACCAGTACGGGATCTACGCGACGATCCTCGGCGTCCTCATGATCGGCATGGTCGGTGCCGTCCTCGGTCGCAACACGGCTGTCTCGATCGACCGACTCACCGACAAAGCCGGCCAGATGGAGGAAGGGAACCTCGACGTCGATCTCGAGACCAAACGGATCGACAACATCGGTCGCCTCTACGACGGCTTCGATTCGATGCGCGACGCACTGCGCGAGCAGATCATGGAAGCCGAAACCGCACGTGAGGAGGCCGAACGCGAGCGCAAACGAGCCGAGGAGATCAACACCCACCTCGAGGACAAAGCCGCCGAGTACTGTGCGGTCATGGGCAAGGCCGCCGATGGAGACCTCACCGCCCGCGCGACGGCTGAAAGCGACAACGAGCAGATGCAACAGATCGGGGAGGACTTCAACGAGATGCTCGACGAGATCGAGGGGACCATCGCCGAGCTCAACCGGTTCGCGACCGACGTCGCGACCGCCTCCGAGCAGGTGACCGCCTCGAGCGAGGAGGTCCGCTCCGCCTCGCAACAGGTGACCGGCTCGGTCCAGGAGATTTCGGACGGTGCGGACCGTCAGAACGAGTCGCTGCAGTCGGTCAACCAGGAGATGGGCGGCCTCTCGACGACGACCGAGGAGATCGCCGCCTCCTCGAACGAGGTGGCCGATATCGCCGAACGGACCGTCAACACTGGCCAGGAAGGGCAGGAAGCCGCCCAGACGGCGATCTCCGCCATGGATGAGATCGAAACCGAGGCCGGCGACGCCGTCGACGAGATGCGCCGCCTCGAGGAAGAGGTCCAGCAGATCGACGAGCTGATCAACACGATCTCGGAGATCGCTCGCCAGACCAACATGCTGGCGCTGAACGCCAACATCGAGGCCTCTCGCTCTGCAAGCGGCAGCGACGACGAAGGGTTCTCCGTCGTCGCAAAGGAGGTCAAGGCCCTCTCCGAAGACGTTGCGCAAGCGGCCGACGAGGCGGAGGACCGACTCGAGGCGATTCGGGAACGCACCGAACAGTCCGCCGCCGAAGTCGAGGACACGAGCGCGGACATCGAAGACGCGACCGAACAGGTCCAGGACGCCGTCGAAGCGCTCGAGGAGATCGCCGATCTCGCCCAGGAGACCAATATCGGCGTCCAGGAGATCTCCGCAGCCACCGAAGAGCAGGCTGCCTCGACCCAGGAGGTCGTTGCAATGGTCGACAACGCGGCGACGATCTCCGAGGAGACCACCGCGGAAGCCGAGAACGTCGCCGCCGCAGCCGAACAGCAGACCACCGCACTCACGGAAGTCACCAACTCCGCCTCGAGCCTCTCGGAGCAGGCCGCACAGCTCTCCGAAGCACTCGACCGGTTCGATACCGACGTCGACCACGACGAGGAAGCCCTCGAGTCGACGTTCGACGTCGACGCGGAGCTGTCGGTGTCCGACACGTCGTTCGACATCGACGAGAGCGCCGGACCCGACGACCAATCCGGCGGCATCACGCTCGAGTCGGAGCTCGAATCCACCGAGGATGCGTCGGACGCGCTCGCGTTCGGTGACGAGACGGATACCACGCTCGAATCGACCGACGACACAGCCGCGTCCGAGCAGTCACCTGCGGAGCCACTCGAGGGGAGCTCGGATGGCGACGCTCTCGAGACCGCCCCATCCGAGGACGTCCTCGACACTGCGTCCCCAGGCGCCGACGCTGACGAGATCGGTGCCGAAGAGATCCTCGGACTTGACGCTGACGAGTCCGCCGACCGTGACGGCGATACCCTCGAGTCGACCGACGCTGCCGATCCGCTCGCGGACGACGCTGACACGCAGGCTGGCACCGACGACGCAGCCGACGAGTTCGAATCGACGGCTGACTCGAGTACCGACACTGACGACGCAGCCGCCCAGCCGCTTGGACCAGTTGACGACGAGCTCGGTGAGGACAACGAGACTACTGACGAGACGGCTGCACAGCCGCTTGGACCAGTTGACGACGAGCTCGGTGAGGGCGACGCGACTGCTGACGAGACGGCTGCACAACCGCTCGAGCCTATCGACGATGACCTCGACGGTGAGGACGCGACAGACGACAGCCCCGACGGCGACGACGTGTCGACCAACGACGAGGGCGAAGACGACACGAGCGAGAGCGACGACGTGTTCACGTTTGGGACGACCGACGACGACGAGTGA
- a CDS encoding polysaccharide deacetylase family protein, which produces MQRRTYLVAAATAPLAGCTWSESSSTGSGSGPENDPNADATNERSTQTSELVGTVDDFEDLSAWEPDGGTLTAAPDRAVVGSQSARLEIPADEPSARLVRSFSTPLDCTTVAPGLAVASTSLVVPWLRLIDVNGNAADFRRGIKGGLPLARYNFGVTERADGFDPTAVETVHLLVWTGEGVSETVWFDDLHFVPRPERGKVMIQFDDAHVTDYTEALPILEDYGYPAVSFVPTGYVDGGEVGGDPRLSTKQARELHDAGWCIANHTVTHPDLPTLSAAEQAAEIRDGQQWLRERGFERGSHYFSYPFGGYNATTLELVAANHDLAFGGGAPAHGYVSNPQLAPRIGEPSTEQARTAIERTASMRGITSLFFHRLEGKRLASFETIVEVIHEYESAGEIDIILPTDLERELLQ; this is translated from the coding sequence ATGCAGCGACGTACATACCTTGTGGCAGCCGCGACGGCCCCACTAGCAGGCTGTACGTGGTCGGAATCGAGTTCGACCGGTTCGGGGAGCGGCCCCGAAAACGACCCCAACGCGGACGCAACGAACGAGCGGTCAACCCAGACATCGGAGTTGGTCGGCACTGTCGACGATTTCGAGGACCTATCAGCCTGGGAGCCAGACGGAGGGACGCTCACGGCGGCACCCGACCGGGCCGTCGTCGGGTCACAGAGCGCCCGACTCGAAATCCCGGCGGACGAACCGAGCGCCAGACTCGTGCGGTCGTTTTCGACGCCGCTCGACTGTACGACCGTCGCACCTGGTCTTGCCGTCGCGTCGACATCGCTCGTCGTCCCCTGGTTGCGACTGATCGACGTCAACGGCAACGCAGCCGATTTTCGGCGAGGGATCAAAGGCGGGTTGCCGCTCGCCCGATACAACTTCGGCGTGACGGAGCGTGCCGATGGGTTCGATCCGACCGCAGTCGAGACAGTACACCTTCTCGTCTGGACGGGAGAGGGGGTGTCGGAAACGGTCTGGTTCGACGACCTCCATTTCGTCCCGCGACCGGAGCGGGGCAAGGTGATGATCCAGTTCGATGATGCCCACGTCACTGACTACACCGAGGCGCTGCCGATCCTCGAGGACTACGGCTACCCCGCAGTCTCGTTCGTCCCGACCGGCTACGTCGACGGCGGCGAGGTCGGCGGCGATCCACGCCTGTCGACAAAGCAGGCTCGCGAACTCCACGATGCCGGCTGGTGTATCGCCAACCATACTGTCACTCATCCGGACCTGCCGACGCTCAGCGCCGCCGAGCAGGCCGCCGAGATCCGTGACGGGCAGCAGTGGCTACGCGAACGGGGATTCGAGAGAGGCTCTCACTACTTTTCCTATCCGTTCGGCGGATACAATGCGACAACGCTCGAACTCGTGGCAGCCAACCACGACCTCGCCTTTGGCGGCGGTGCACCGGCCCACGGCTACGTCTCCAATCCGCAACTCGCGCCGCGGATCGGCGAGCCAAGCACTGAGCAGGCACGAACGGCGATCGAACGCACGGCCTCGATGCGGGGGATCACCTCGCTGTTTTTCCATCGGCTCGAGGGCAAGCGCCTCGCCTCTTTCGAGACGATCGTCGAGGTAATCCACGAGTACGAGAGTGCCGGTGAGATCGATATCATCCTGCCCACGGACCTCGAGCGCGAGTTGCTACAGTAG
- a CDS encoding DUF6149 family protein, whose translation MKLRQNAKHFAYQKALETPGVRSVANAGLVKLHTKIFTGKADPAHAEDRREHLDGFFDATMDTYLRALQDGYSEAEAREITHIQANFDFYNHGWTEMMEFPADELEAHYDRYREFFERWDITIDEPLGQFAPPEGVPEAPSTPERLEDPEHPHAEGGFADDVYVETADGDLVVGGQDEPEDVDVSQVVDREDD comes from the coding sequence ATGAAGCTCCGCCAGAACGCGAAACACTTCGCCTACCAGAAGGCCCTCGAGACGCCGGGCGTCCGCTCGGTCGCCAACGCGGGGCTGGTTAAACTCCACACCAAGATCTTCACCGGGAAAGCCGACCCCGCCCACGCCGAGGACCGCCGCGAACACCTCGACGGCTTCTTCGACGCGACGATGGACACCTATCTGCGCGCGCTGCAGGACGGCTACTCCGAGGCCGAGGCCCGCGAGATTACGCACATTCAGGCCAACTTCGACTTCTACAACCACGGCTGGACCGAGATGATGGAGTTCCCCGCCGACGAACTCGAGGCCCACTACGACCGCTATCGGGAGTTCTTCGAGCGGTGGGACATCACGATCGACGAGCCCCTCGGCCAGTTCGCCCCGCCCGAAGGCGTGCCCGAGGCACCCTCGACGCCCGAGCGACTCGAGGACCCCGAGCATCCACACGCCGAAGGTGGCTTCGCTGACGACGTTTACGTCGAAACTGCTGATGGCGACCTCGTCGTCGGCGGACAGGACGAACCAGAAGACGTCGACGTCTCGCAGGTCGTCGATCGCGAAGACGACTGA
- a CDS encoding MFS transporter, whose translation MALNANDRAIAGFTMAGHALVHWFETSIPIFLVVWLAEFDVGVALFGIVVALGYAPFGLGALPGGILADRYGTKRLVLVCLAGMSLSFLVLAAANSIYAIAVGLILWGVAASVYHPAGLALISTGVEDRGTVFAWHGIAGNAGIALGPFVAATLLIFLEWSVVAAILTVPGLLAVGYGLSAEFDPTAAVGDDADAGPDEALSLSEVVGNTRTLFASAFAVVFVLVTFEGLYYRGTLTYLPEILHGLAAMDALALPAGLEGIEPADYIYVGLLVVGMAGQYAGGKLTGRVAPARGLAGIFVVLTVLALAFVPVTAIETGLAPIVVLCGVLGFFLFAIQPFYQNAVALYTPPDARGLSYGYTYLAEFGFGSVSIALGGFVLGQFSQTAFFAVIAGFAALGGLLAGALLVGGDRFVAASGSLEANADD comes from the coding sequence ATGGCCCTGAACGCGAACGACCGGGCGATCGCGGGCTTTACCATGGCGGGCCACGCGCTGGTCCACTGGTTCGAGACCTCGATCCCGATTTTCCTGGTCGTTTGGCTGGCCGAGTTCGACGTCGGCGTCGCGCTGTTCGGGATCGTCGTCGCGCTCGGCTACGCACCGTTCGGGCTGGGTGCGCTCCCCGGCGGAATTCTCGCCGACCGCTACGGCACCAAGCGACTCGTCTTGGTCTGTCTCGCCGGCATGAGCCTGTCGTTTCTCGTCCTCGCCGCCGCGAATTCGATCTACGCCATCGCAGTCGGCCTGATTCTGTGGGGTGTCGCCGCCAGCGTCTATCACCCTGCTGGCCTCGCGCTCATCAGTACCGGCGTCGAGGATCGCGGGACCGTCTTCGCCTGGCACGGGATCGCCGGCAACGCCGGCATCGCACTCGGCCCCTTTGTCGCTGCGACGCTGTTGATCTTCCTCGAGTGGTCCGTCGTCGCCGCAATTCTGACCGTCCCGGGCCTGCTCGCGGTCGGCTACGGTCTCAGTGCGGAGTTCGATCCGACCGCAGCGGTTGGGGACGACGCCGACGCGGGTCCCGACGAGGCGCTGTCGCTGTCGGAGGTCGTCGGCAATACGCGCACGCTGTTTGCGAGTGCTTTCGCCGTCGTCTTCGTCCTCGTCACCTTCGAAGGGCTGTACTACCGTGGCACGCTGACGTACCTGCCCGAAATCCTCCACGGGTTGGCGGCGATGGACGCGCTCGCGCTGCCGGCTGGCCTCGAGGGAATCGAACCCGCCGACTACATCTACGTCGGCTTGCTGGTCGTCGGTATGGCGGGCCAGTACGCCGGCGGCAAACTGACCGGTCGCGTGGCCCCGGCGCGCGGGCTCGCAGGGATCTTCGTCGTCCTCACGGTTCTCGCACTCGCGTTCGTGCCAGTGACCGCGATCGAGACCGGACTCGCCCCGATCGTCGTCCTCTGTGGCGTGCTGGGCTTTTTCCTGTTTGCGATCCAGCCGTTCTACCAGAACGCCGTCGCGCTCTATACGCCGCCGGACGCCCGCGGACTCTCGTATGGCTACACCTACCTCGCCGAGTTCGGCTTCGGGTCGGTGAGCATCGCGCTCGGTGGCTTCGTCCTCGGCCAGTTCTCACAGACCGCGTTTTTCGCAGTGATCGCCGGGTTCGCCGCGCTCGGCGGGCTGCTCGCGGGCGCACTGCTGGTCGGCGGTGATCGGTTCGTGGCTGCGAGCGGGTCGCTCGAGGCGAACGCTGACGACTGA
- a CDS encoding ABC transporter substrate-binding protein — protein MGDSSREQETTGDASSAGRRRGLDRRQILKTTAGGAAGLSLAGCLDTYGSIVGSDEAEPVTIGVLAPGPNSDTTGRSNLRGAQIAVDELNEGGGILGRDVELAVGDTNRSEPEGRRQYQRLVLDEGADVTVGVATSEVLEGILDDVAEQETIHLTAGSVTMTPSELISQQYEKYKYHFRVGPLNGHDLATHQIDFLDAMGGELGWESFAVLVEDYIWTESLWDVYQDELDGDVTFWEQYPPETDDFSDTYDEIASTDADAVLEAVAHTGATSLVDWNRTQQPFGFGGVHMPMQSPAYYEQVDGNCEYAVGYTNVTPTAEYEPAKSFIEEYQNRHNGNSPIYTGYSSYDAVHVFAKAAEEAGTLDSDELVGTLENISVSGTTGTIEFYGADHEFAHDVRYGEDYVHPVYFQWVEDENGEGVQNVIWPDDQAEGDYVEPDWL, from the coding sequence ATGGGCGACTCTAGTCGCGAACAAGAAACCACAGGGGACGCCAGCAGTGCCGGGCGACGACGTGGGCTCGATCGTCGGCAGATTCTCAAGACGACGGCGGGTGGGGCTGCCGGCCTCTCGCTTGCAGGCTGTCTCGACACTTACGGCTCGATCGTCGGGAGCGACGAGGCGGAGCCGGTCACCATCGGCGTTCTCGCACCCGGCCCGAACAGCGATACCACCGGTCGTTCGAACCTCCGGGGTGCACAGATCGCAGTCGACGAACTCAACGAGGGCGGAGGCATCCTCGGTCGTGATGTCGAACTGGCCGTCGGCGACACGAACAGAAGCGAACCCGAGGGCCGTCGGCAGTACCAGCGCCTCGTCCTCGACGAGGGAGCCGACGTCACCGTCGGCGTCGCCACGAGTGAGGTACTCGAGGGAATCCTCGATGACGTCGCCGAACAGGAGACGATCCATCTGACCGCTGGGTCCGTAACGATGACGCCCAGCGAACTGATCAGCCAGCAGTACGAGAAGTACAAGTATCACTTCCGGGTCGGCCCGCTCAACGGCCACGACCTCGCAACGCACCAGATCGACTTCCTCGACGCCATGGGCGGCGAGTTGGGCTGGGAGTCGTTTGCCGTCCTCGTCGAGGACTACATCTGGACCGAATCGCTGTGGGACGTCTATCAGGACGAACTCGACGGCGACGTGACGTTCTGGGAACAGTACCCACCCGAAACGGACGACTTCTCCGATACCTACGACGAAATCGCGTCGACGGATGCCGACGCGGTACTCGAGGCAGTCGCCCACACCGGCGCCACGTCGCTGGTCGACTGGAACCGCACCCAGCAGCCGTTCGGGTTCGGCGGCGTTCACATGCCGATGCAGTCGCCGGCGTACTACGAACAGGTCGACGGGAACTGCGAGTACGCCGTTGGCTACACGAACGTGACGCCGACGGCCGAGTATGAGCCGGCTAAGTCGTTCATCGAGGAATATCAGAACCGCCACAACGGAAACAGTCCGATCTACACTGGCTACAGCAGCTACGACGCGGTTCACGTGTTCGCCAAGGCGGCAGAAGAGGCCGGCACGCTCGATTCCGACGAACTCGTCGGCACGCTCGAGAACATCTCCGTGAGTGGCACCACCGGCACGATCGAGTTCTACGGAGCAGATCACGAGTTCGCCCACGACGTGAGATACGGCGAAGACTACGTCCACCCGGTGTACTTCCAGTGGGTCGAAGACGAAAACGGAGAGGGCGTCCAGAACGTCATCTGGCCCGACGACCAGGCGGAAGGCGACTACGTCGAGCCGGACTGGCTCTAA
- a CDS encoding NAD(P)/FAD-dependent oxidoreductase — MTQYVIIGDGISGSSAAETLREEDPDSEITVITDEGEPLYNRILIKEHAKGKLPEAPISIHDEEWYDERDIDLSLNTFVTSVDTDAKVVNTHDSGEIPYDKLLVATGGTPTQLPVDNSDADGIHHFWTFQDARGIREHAEQADNGVIVGAGLLGIDFAAVCGAQGIEADYLMRGDRWWRYALSGEGAEIMHEGMREVGVEPVFDSGVDHFETDDDGRVTAAVDPNGDRYECDFVGAAIGLNFNTEFLDGAGLEEDNGIIVDEYMQTNVDDIYAAGDITRFYDVLLGEQAQNGSWGSAKEQGRVAAVNMAADEEAEEFEWVSSYSITHFDFPFLSFGHPTLGDEYAERKYSDTEWRRIAFKDGKVVGGVLIGDLSPQSQLKQLMREQRDVADQAEVLLEQSVDLDELAAPQEQ, encoded by the coding sequence ATGACTCAGTACGTCATCATCGGTGACGGGATCTCGGGTAGTTCGGCTGCCGAGACCCTCCGGGAGGAAGACCCGGACTCGGAGATTACCGTCATTACCGATGAGGGGGAGCCACTGTATAACCGGATTCTCATCAAGGAACACGCGAAAGGCAAGCTCCCTGAAGCGCCCATCTCGATCCACGATGAGGAGTGGTACGACGAACGCGACATCGACCTCTCGTTGAACACCTTCGTTACGAGCGTCGACACCGACGCGAAGGTCGTCAACACCCACGACAGCGGCGAGATTCCCTACGACAAACTCCTCGTGGCAACCGGCGGAACGCCGACACAACTCCCCGTCGATAACAGCGACGCCGACGGGATCCACCACTTCTGGACGTTCCAGGATGCACGTGGGATCCGCGAGCACGCCGAACAAGCCGACAACGGCGTCATCGTCGGTGCCGGCCTGCTTGGAATCGACTTCGCGGCCGTCTGTGGCGCACAGGGAATCGAGGCCGACTACCTCATGCGTGGCGACCGCTGGTGGCGCTACGCGCTCTCGGGAGAGGGTGCCGAGATCATGCACGAAGGCATGCGCGAGGTCGGCGTCGAACCCGTCTTCGACAGCGGCGTCGATCACTTCGAGACTGACGACGACGGTCGCGTCACCGCTGCCGTCGATCCCAACGGCGACCGCTACGAGTGTGACTTCGTCGGCGCTGCGATCGGCCTGAACTTCAATACCGAGTTCCTCGATGGCGCTGGCCTCGAGGAGGACAACGGCATCATCGTCGACGAGTACATGCAGACGAACGTCGACGACATCTACGCGGCTGGCGACATCACCCGCTTCTACGACGTCCTGCTGGGCGAGCAGGCCCAGAACGGCTCGTGGGGCTCGGCCAAAGAGCAGGGCCGGGTCGCCGCGGTCAACATGGCTGCCGACGAGGAAGCCGAGGAGTTCGAGTGGGTCTCTTCCTACTCCATTACGCACTTCGACTTCCCGTTCCTCTCCTTTGGCCATCCGACGCTCGGCGACGAATACGCCGAACGCAAATACAGCGACACCGAGTGGCGACGCATCGCCTTCAAGGACGGCAAGGTCGTCGGCGGCGTCCTCATCGGCGACCTCTCGCCCCAGAGCCAGCTCAAACAGCTGATGCGCGAACAGCGCGATGTCGCCGACCAGGCCGAGGTCTTGCTCGAGCAATCCGTCGACCTGGACGAGCTCGCAGCGCCACAGGAACAGTAA